DNA from Solanum stenotomum isolate F172 chromosome 3, ASM1918654v1, whole genome shotgun sequence:
GTGATGTTCACTTCGTGGTGTCCTCCTTGGCATCCAGATTAGCAGCTTCTTCAATTGGATTTACAACATTTGTCCGCAAGAGTAATTTGCAGATCCATTGAGAATGGTTGTCATATTCTATCgattaaaacataaaatacaaaactcaagcagcccaatcttcatcactAGCTTCATCACTAGCTTCTGTATCCTGAACACATTTAAGAGTTGAAGAATAACCTAAAGATATGAGAGTCTAGGACTTCACTGCAGCATAAAAAACTTGACGACACAACACCTAAACAGTTAAATTAACAGACAAAATTAATCAATGAAAAGAAATTCTTTTAGAAGTGTTTCAGAACTCAAACCTTAGATGAACTAGACAACTCTTCAATGTCATCTTCACCCTACAGAGTATGTCAAAACACAAGAGACAACATTTATATTAGCTGAATTTAGAAATACGAGCACAACCAGTACAGATCTTGTACTGATTTGGTAAATCAAATGAACCAAGATACATAGATTTTGTCAGCGGagcatgagaaaaaaaaatggctcTCCTAATTCCTATCCATGAAGCAGTcatacattttctttttatgacATGAATGGTTAGAAAAATGAATGCACTCATCAGACCAAATCcttcctttttaatttacaCAGAAAAAAAGTTTCCATTAATGTCTGGTTTAAACATGTATCATCAGTTTCAGAAAACACGAGATAAATTTAGAAAGCTATAGTCAAAGCTGCACATCCAAGGAAGATGCATAACTTCAAGTGGGAAACTGTTTGTCATGAGTGATATATTTCATTACCATAAAGAATAATGTTCAAGAACAGCCATAATCTTGCGACGTGTATCATGAGCACAGAAAAGAGGAGCACTCTCCCAAACTTCCCTTAGCATGAAGGTGGTATAAGAAGTTTGCCAATGAGTCCAGTTTAATCCAAATTAAGGTGAACTACCTCCCAATATTTGAAATCTAAACATCATTCAGGGGTGAGAAAAGATCCAATTGTCGAACTAAACGAAGATTCAGAAAGTTAGTTACTATGTATATCACCTGGATATATAGTCTATGAACCAAgtcaattattttcaaatatatctTCAACATTATAAGAGCCTGCTGGACTTCCTTTCTTTATCTTTGCTAGCTAGTCAAAATTGCCACTTAAGAGGAAAGAAAGACGATGAAAGAAACAGAGTCGCCTAGAGTTGGACTGAGCATGGCAAGTGGATAAATTGCAGAACATAGTCTGAATTTTACCTGAGAAGTACCAACATGATCAGGCATGGTTGAACCACATTCTGTGTTGGATTCCCCTttgtttgttgattttcttgttttcctTTGAGAAACTCTATCTGGAGTGAAAAGCTTCAAAGTTTGTGGAGAAATACAAACATTAATTATTTGTGCATCAACAGAACAAGTATGAGTATGACccaataaaatatgaagagaaGTCGACAAAAAGTTCACTTTTACCCAAACacacttcttttctttttcttttttgatataaAACCCAAACATAAAATTGATGGTTACTAGCATGTGATTCTATCTATGATATGAACTATTAAGTGGAATATCCCCAACTATAGTCCCTCAGTGATCACTTTGAGCATATAACTCAACCGCTAAAGTCATATTTTGCAACAAAATTCAGGCCAGGAAAACTAAAATTCATGAGGAGGAAGGGAGGGGGGTCTCAGCATTTTTTTTCCCCAAGGCAAGCTATTCCAGCAAACACCAATATAATAGCTTCCACATTTACCTCTGCAAATGAATTAAGCTATTGCTCCTATTGTGAAACTGGCCTTCTATTTCCTATCTTTCCACACCACTCCATCCATGATACTTTCATTGCCTCTCTTTACCATCCATCTCTACCCTCTTTTAGCGAATGACGGTAATGCAGGACTACAACACTTTTTACTCTCAAGTCTCAATAACCATATCCTACAGTGGCTATCAAACACCTTCATAACTATGTCTATAGAAAATCATGTAGTGTAGCATCACTATTGGATATAACAGGATGACATCACCAAATAAAATTTCTGAATGCAGGTGATTCTACTTTTGTAGGATACGAGCTTTAGGAAATTTAAGGGAAGAAGAATTGTGGTGGCCCATGAGGGGAGTTCATAAAAAACATGCATGGGTCTCCCTCCCCCCCCGCCCCCCCTCTTCAACAAGTACACATTAATGTTGTTAGATAGACGATATGTTCAACAATTTCTAAAACTAACTTGTTGCCTCATGACAGAGCTACGAGTCCATACCttgtttactttttttctttatgaagTAAGATAGACTGATAGAGTCCGTACCTTGTCCACTTTCTTAAACATTGTTGAAATAGTAGCCTGAACAAGAGAACTTTGCTTAGTACGGGCGGATTTCTTAGACTTGGAAGCAGTTTCGGCAAGGGCAGTAATTTTTCCAGTAACTTGACTTTGTACTACAGTTTCATCACAAAGAATGTCACTGCCTGCACCACAGATTTTTCATTCCATTAAACTATTTAAAAGGAACTGGAAGATAGCAGGTGAAGGGAGATGAACAATAGAACAAACCCAGAGAACAGAGACAAGACTTTGAGGGACTCTCACTCTAATGGCTTCTTTAAAGAAGTTCGGAAAAAACTAATAAaggatataagaaaatatttttgagatgttTCCAGAAGTACATTTTTTTGTGAACGATCCATACCAGTTTTCTCTTCCCCCTCGGAAGATTCGACTTCATTGTCAACCAATTCATCCCCGGAAGAAACTTCTGCAAAACTGAATTATTGAACATAAAAATACAGGTCATGTATTAAGCAGACATCAGAGTCAACTAGATCTTACTTAATACAGGAAAATATCCCTCAAGAAATTAGTGCAAACAAATACACAgtaaaatttcaaagaaaaaagttatagGCATATAAAGTAGCGacagaagatcagtgatcgttcagTTTCTTCTGTGGATAGTCCTTGAATGAGTACCAAACTAAAGCTCCTTAACCGGAGTCCTCAGGAGTGTTAACATATTCTTATTTCCTAACAATAAGGGCGCATattatgaatgaattaattttaaatgcctactctttttttttttgatgaagtaaggAGATTTCATTAgaaggcatcaagaagatgcaaggCAATAAGTTACAGCAAAATAAGGGGGCTGCTCCTGTACAAGAATTTACTAAATAACTAAAGAGCAGACATAGTCCAAAAAAAGATCAACAGTGGTTACAGGGGCCTGGTTGAACCGGCTATATAAGAAGACTAAACAGTTGGATTTAAGAATGTGGTTAGGTTTTAAATGCCTACTATTTCTTATGCAGGTACAGTTATCCTGGGCAGTCCATGAAGTTATCTTTCACCTCAGTGATAAAAGCTATGTTATACTACATACAGTTAGTTGCATGCAATATGATACAGTCAGTGCAAGGTACCAGTAATAAGGAAAACTACATGTTATACAAATCAAAGCAtatacttgattttttttcctgcTGCCCTTGCTGAACGACGAGATGGAGTTAATTCGATAAACTCTTTTGAATCATTTTGACTTTCTGATAATAACTCCTCCTGTTCATGTTCAGGAGACTGTTGTTCCACATGCTTGACCCCACATTCACTAGTACTTCGTTTTTGAACACATGTAGCACCAGCACCACCTTTAAAATCACACTCCGATTTCTCTTGCTGCTGTAACCAAATAAGATATCCAACAGTATCAGCAATTCTTTGGAAACAGTGGGAAACAATCAGCAACTTTAGCATACTCTATTAATTAATGCTTTAACCAGTTGGGTTAGGAACAATTTGACAAAAAAACTAACCACATTCAGCTCTTTTGGAAACTCGAGTCGTGCTTCTTCAGGATTCTCATCTTTCCTCCCTATCCACCATGCATCAGAAAACACAATCTGGAAAAGAAATACGCCAAAAATCAGGAAAAATGAAAGAGGTTAAGTAAATGCAACTAAGTGCTAAACAAATCCTTTTAGTTTTCATCAGAGCCTTATAATAAGGTGAACTATAACATAAGTAAACTAAATCCTAATCTGTCGAACAGAGTCAACAAACAAAGTAGATCTAAGAAAAACATTTGCAATGGTTATTGGCACTTGATATTCAAAATGtttatacaacaacaacatacccagtgtaatcccacaagtggtgTCTGGGAGGGTAGAATGTATATTCAATATGTTTATAATATCtcaaaaaacaacttttttaaaagaaaatcgaTGAAATCATGGGAAACAGACTTAATAACTGAATATGCCTTCGTGATGGATAAGTCAACTGTATAGAAACAACGTTTTTTGTGATCAAACTTTTGGAATGTAAAATGAAATATTAGCCTAGGAGATGGAAGTAAGGAATCAAATAATAGCACTTAATTGAAGGTTCCTTTCACATCTCACAATGCAATTCAATGCTATTCAACTTAcaacatttaaataataataataacttgaGAATGAAACTTGGAAGAACAATAACATGCTTGAATCAAATGAAAATCTAGAAGACAGAAAACTTTAGCCCAATAAGTTCCATGAGTCAAAATATTGAACATGCGCACTCCCAAAGACTCCAGTAGCAAGCTCATCAGGAAAGAACAGAACCATTTATAATATGGATGTTGCCAAATCATAAAGCATATTAGAATTATGACAAACCATAAAGCATATCACAAATATGGTCTTTATCAAATTTAACTAAAGAGCCATTCTTGGTTCTATTTTTCATTGTTATGAAACATGTCTATtaggaaaaagataaatagttCCTCTCGGCTTGTTCCAACTCCTTGGAGAATGGCTCCTGCATACTCTCTTTTCAATCATAGAAAGCAGTATTTATTTCTATAGACAATATAATTCCACAGCTTGCAAGGAATCAATGAGAAGGAAAGTTCTACTATCTGTTTTACTTCTAAATATGATGCCTTGGTGATGATTATAACAATGTTCATGAAACATTAGTGATTAGATAGGAAGACAGGTTTTTGCAAATGAAGCTCCAGGGATTAAAATTAATACTAAGATAAACAGATTAAAACACAgaacagagagagagagagaaagagtcATAGAACTACCAACCATATTGTCAAGGTAATCTTCGCACACTACATTTTTCCCACCTCTGGAGAACTGCATAGTCAGATAACCATTTTTTGGATATACAATTGTCCCAAACAACTTCATTTGACCCTGCAGATCCAATTGGACAAAAAATTCACTTAATAAAAGAATTCCATGATCTCCAATCAGCACGAATACATCCACACTATGGGTAGCAAGTGCAGTCATACCAACTACCTTCGACATATGAAATTTATAagcaaaagaaaattcaaaaagcTACATCTTAAAAAGTATATTAACTCCACTTAATTTCCACAATTACTACTAATTCCTGAGCAATCAATCCCTAACAAGCAAGCAAATCTACCAAATAAAGTTGAAACACTATCCTTTGTTTCCTCATTAGCGGGTTTCTGATCATTAAGACGTCAAGTGCTAGGAAAATACCCGAAAGTAGCAAAAGTTGATTAaagtaagtaaaaaatattatacctGAGGGAAGTTGAGGTAGAGAATGGGGTTTTTGGTACCAAGGTCTTTGAGCTCACCAATTTTACCCCCGGAAACCGGGGCAAGTAAACCgggaagagaaaagaggaaacgATTCTTCCGTTGAGATTTGCGCAAAATGTCTTTACCGTGATGTTTAATCACAGTTTTTGATGGATTCAGAGAATTATTAGCCCTTGAAGGAT
Protein-coding regions in this window:
- the LOC125860109 gene encoding DNA-binding protein RHL1 isoform X2 is translated as MARGGKKAANGESNPDTEEKKRLKKLAISKQMVSENPSRANNSLNPSKTVIKHHGKDILRKSQRKNRFLFSLPGLLAPVSGGKIGELKDLGTKNPILYLNFPQGQMKLFGTIVYPKNGYLTMQFSRGGKNVVCEDYLDNMIVFSDAWWIGRKDENPEEARLEFPKELNVQEKSECDFKGGAGATCVQKRSTSECGVKHVEQQSPEHEQEELLSESQNDSKEFIELTPSRRSARAAGKKINFAEVSSGDELVDNEVESSEGEEKTGSDILCDETVVQSQVTGKITALAETASKSKKSARTKQSSLVQATISTMFKKVDKLFTPDRVSQRKTRKSTNKGESNTECGSTMPDHVGTSQGEDDIEELSSSSKVILQLLNVFRIQKLVMKLVMKIGLLEFCILCFNR
- the LOC125860109 gene encoding DNA-binding protein RHL1 isoform X1; protein product: MARGGKKAANGESNPDTEEKKRLKKLAISKQMVSENPSRANNSLNPSKTVIKHHGKDILRKSQRKNRFLFSLPGLLAPVSGGKIGELKDLGTKNPILYLNFPQGQMKLFGTIVYPKNGYLTMQFSRGGKNVVCEDYLDNMIVFSDAWWIGRKDENPEEARLEFPKELNVQQEKSECDFKGGAGATCVQKRSTSECGVKHVEQQSPEHEQEELLSESQNDSKEFIELTPSRRSARAAGKKINFAEVSSGDELVDNEVESSEGEEKTGSDILCDETVVQSQVTGKITALAETASKSKKSARTKQSSLVQATISTMFKKVDKLFTPDRVSQRKTRKSTNKGESNTECGSTMPDHVGTSQGEDDIEELSSSSKVILQLLNVFRIQKLVMKLVMKIGLLEFCILCFNR
- the LOC125860109 gene encoding DNA-binding protein RHL1 isoform X4, coding for MARGGKKAANGESNPDTEEKKRLKKLAISKQMVSENPSRANNSLNPSKTVIKHHGKDILRKSQRKNRFLFSLPGLLAPVSGGKIGELKDLGTKNPILYLNFPQGQMKLFGTIVYPKNGYLTMQFSRGGKNVVCEDYLDNMIVFSDAWWIGRKDENPEEARLEFPKELNVQQEKSECDFKGGAGATCVQKRSTSECGVKHVEQQSPEHEQEELLSESQNDSKEFIELTPSRRSARAAGKKINFAEVSSGDELVDNEVESSEGEEKTGSDILCDETVVQSQVTGKITALAETASKSKKSARTKQSSLVQATISTMFKKVDKLFTPDRVSQRKTRKSTNKGESNTECGSTMPDHVGTSQGEDDIEELSSSSKDTEASDEASDEDWAA
- the LOC125860109 gene encoding DNA-binding protein RHL1 isoform X3, with product MARGGKKAANGESNPDTEEKKRLKKLAISKQMVSENPSRANNSLNPSKTVIKHHGKDILRKSQRKNRFLFSLPGLLAPVSGGKIGELKDLGTKNPILYLNFPQGQMKLFGTIVYPKNGYLTMQFSRGGKNVVCEDYLDNMIVFSDAWWIGRKDENPEEARLEFPKELNVQQEKSECDFKGGAGATCVQKRSTSECGVKHVEQQSPEHEQEELLSESQNDSKEFIELTPSRRSARAAGKKINFAEVSSGDELVDNEVESSEGEEKTGSDILCDETVVQSQVTGKITALAETASKSKKSARTKQSSLVQATISTMFKKVDKLFTPDRVSQRKTRKSTNKGESNTECGSTMPDHVGTSQGEDDIEELSSSSKNMTTILNGSANYSCGQML